AATTTGATTTAATTGTTGTTGGCGCTGGTTCTGGGGGACTGGCGGCAGCTAAACGTGCTGCTAGTTATGGAGCAAAAGTTGCAATCATAGAAGTAAATAAAATAGGAGGAACGTGCGTAATAAGGGGATGTGTTCCAAAAAAATTGATGGTGTACGCAGCTAAAAGCAAAAATAATATGGATTCTTCTGAAGGATATGGAATAAAAAGTGAGGACATAAGTTTTAATTCAAATATTTTGTTGAAGAATGTTAGAGAAGAGGTTTCCAGATTAAGTGATTTACATAGAAATTCTTTAAATAAATTAAATGTCACTATCTTTCAGGGCTTAGGAAGATTCATAACTCAAAATGAATTAGAGATAATTTGTCCGAGAACAAAGAAAATCTTAAATAAAGTAAGTTCAAAAAAAATTCTTATTTCAGTTGGAGGTAAACCAAAGAAATTGAATATTCCTGGGATAGAGTTTGCGTGGACTAGTGATGATATTTTTGAATTAGAAAAGTTTCCTAAATCAATATTAATAGTTGGAGGAGGATATATTGCTTGCGAATTTGCTTCTATTTTTAGTAATTTAGGTACTGAAGTCACTCAATTAATTAGAGGTCAACATTTACTTAATGGTTTTGATGAGGATCTGTCTTCATGCTTAGAAGAATCACCTACTTTTACTGGAATAAATATAATCTCCAATACTCAATTAAAGTCTATTAAGAGAGAAAATGGGAATTTGGAATCTACCTTGGATTCGGGTGATAAAGTCTTCACTAATGGTATCCTTATTGCTACAGGTAGAGAGCCAAATCTTTTCCCTTTAAATTTAGATTTTTTAAATCTAAAGATGGATGGCCAATATTTAGACGTTGATCAACTTAATCAAACAAGCAACGCTAATATTTTTGCAGTTGGTGATATCACAAACAGACCAAACTTAACTCCAGTAGCAATTGAACAAGGTAGAGTCTTTTCGGATAATTTTTTTAATAACCAAAAAAGAAAAGTAAATTATGAAAATGTCCCTAAAGCCGTTTTCACTATTCCAGAAATTTCCACCGTTGGTTTAAGTGAGAAAAGAGCGAAAGAGGTCTACTCTGAGAAAAATATAAAAATTTTTAAATGTAAATTTACACCTATGTCCAACACTTTTAAAGACAAAAAATCAAAATGTATGTTAAAGATTGTGGTTCATACACTAACTGACAAAGTATTGGGATGCCATATGTTTGGAGAAACATCATCTGAAATTATTCAAATGGTATCAATTGCATTAACTGCAGGCATAACCAAAAAAGACTTTGATAAAACTATGGCTTTGCACCCAACTATCTCAGAAGAGTTCGTGACAATGTATGGCTGAAATTATGATTCAGAAAATTTTAATTTTTCTTGAGTAAATAGAATTCCTATAAGTAATGAAAAGTAAATTATTAGACCTATTCTTAATTCAGAAAGATAATTAAATCCATTCAAGAAGAGTATTTTATCGAGAATGTAAAAAATATAAAGATTAAGCAAAATAAATCCTTCGATTCTGGTGATTTTTCCCTTGCTCCAAAAAATTGGTAGACATGCAAAGGTAGTTAAAACCATAAAGGGCAAGTCAACTTTTATTAGACTTTGTTCTATTACTAAACCTTTAAATCCTGAAAAAATACTACAACTTCCAAGAATTAGAAGTTGATTGAGCAAATTGCTTCCTATCACATTACCAATCGCAAGATCTGTTTTGCCTTTGAATGCTGCAATTATTGAGGTTACTAATTCTGGTAACGATGTCCCAGTGGCGACAATAGTTAAACCAATAACAATTTCATTTACACCCAAAAGAGTAGCAAGGGTTTGAGAACCGTTTACTAAAATATTTGAACCAAAGCTTAAAAGAAATATTCCAAATATCAACTTTAGTAAAATTTCTGGCTTACCTTTATAGTCATCTTTGAATTCTGCTATCTCTGGTTCAGCATCTTTTGTATCCTCTCCTTTCTCATTGATGGTATTAATTTCCCATATCGTATTTAAGGCTAAACAAAATATTAGAAAAATGCCTGCTTGCAATGTTAATAGGCCTGTTGATGACATTGCCCAAACCGCACAAGAAATGGCCATCAATAGAGGAACATCTCTTCTGACTATTCTGCTTTTTACCTTAAGAGGTGTTATCAACGAGCTTATACCTAAAACCACAAGAACATTGAAAATATTGCTTCCTATTACATTGCTAGCCGCCAGCGAATCACTGCCCTTTAAAATTGAACTTAAACTTACCAGTAACTCAGGAGAGCTTGTACCTAGTGAAACAACTGTTAATCCAATAACTATTTGAGGTATTCCTAAAATTAAAGATAAATATATGGCTCCTTGAATAAAGAACTCCCCACCTGCAAAAAGTAAAACCACTCCTAAAATTATTTCTATTATTGGGAAAAAAAAATCACTCATATTTAAGCTTTTATTTAGATAATTAAATTTTTAATAATTGATTAATAACTATCCTCGAATATCTATAATTTATTGTCAATTTTAATTTGCTGTTAAAATTGATTAAATAGTAAAAGTTTTGAAGACATTAACCATAATAAAACCTG
This window of the Prochlorococcus sp. MIT 1314 genome carries:
- the gorA gene encoding glutathione-disulfide reductase, which codes for MEFQFDLIVVGAGSGGLAAAKRAASYGAKVAIIEVNKIGGTCVIRGCVPKKLMVYAAKSKNNMDSSEGYGIKSEDISFNSNILLKNVREEVSRLSDLHRNSLNKLNVTIFQGLGRFITQNELEIICPRTKKILNKVSSKKILISVGGKPKKLNIPGIEFAWTSDDIFELEKFPKSILIVGGGYIACEFASIFSNLGTEVTQLIRGQHLLNGFDEDLSSCLEESPTFTGINIISNTQLKSIKRENGNLESTLDSGDKVFTNGILIATGREPNLFPLNLDFLNLKMDGQYLDVDQLNQTSNANIFAVGDITNRPNLTPVAIEQGRVFSDNFFNNQKRKVNYENVPKAVFTIPEISTVGLSEKRAKEVYSEKNIKIFKCKFTPMSNTFKDKKSKCMLKIVVHTLTDKVLGCHMFGETSSEIIQMVSIALTAGITKKDFDKTMALHPTISEEFVTMYG
- a CDS encoding calcium/sodium antiporter; this encodes MSDFFFPIIEIILGVVLLFAGGEFFIQGAIYLSLILGIPQIVIGLTVVSLGTSSPELLVSLSSILKGSDSLAASNVIGSNIFNVLVVLGISSLITPLKVKSRIVRRDVPLLMAISCAVWAMSSTGLLTLQAGIFLIFCLALNTIWEINTINEKGEDTKDAEPEIAEFKDDYKGKPEILLKLIFGIFLLSFGSNILVNGSQTLATLLGVNEIVIGLTIVATGTSLPELVTSIIAAFKGKTDLAIGNVIGSNLLNQLLILGSCSIFSGFKGLVIEQSLIKVDLPFMVLTTFACLPIFWSKGKITRIEGFILLNLYIFYILDKILFLNGFNYLSELRIGLIIYFSLLIGILFTQEKLKFSES